From one Desulfovibrio sp. JC022 genomic stretch:
- a CDS encoding HD domain-containing phosphohydrolase → MPLGTEGLDKILEKALSYFQDTEYHAVIGKLCRDIEDVFAKDCGINDDLVDRLTEIGLALSGETRLERLLEMIVDEARVLTKADAGTLYVVDREGRKLEFSILQNDTMQVRMGGTSGNEITLPPVPLYTSGNTPNKANVSSYCGLTGETINIADVYEAEGFDFTGPRKYDAATGYRSKSMLVLALKNHEQDIIGVLQLLNALDDEGEVIEFSPGVVDIVGSLASQAAIALTNAQLIQGLKDLLYSVIQSIAAAIDAKSPYTNGHIERVVTITMMIAEKVNSLTEGKYAEVNFTPDELEELKLAAWMHDVGKISIPEHVVDKSTKLETIFDRSEMVDARFRLICETIRNRQLEETVAALSNGVDPSKLVEIEMRYAVELEQAEEDRQFVNSCNIPKEFMSDDRIARVEGIAARTYESNGDTFNWLTENEVKNLCIRKGTLTDKERKVIESHAAITHEMLSRLPFPKRLSRVPEFAAGHHEKLDGSGYPKGLSENDLPLQARIMAVADIFEALTAKDRPYKKPMKLSQAIKILGFMVKDRHIDEEVCKLFIDSGLYMDYAESELDPSQLEED, encoded by the coding sequence GTGCCTTTAGGAACTGAAGGATTAGATAAGATTTTGGAAAAAGCGTTAAGCTATTTTCAGGATACGGAATATCATGCGGTTATCGGTAAGCTGTGCCGTGATATTGAAGATGTATTTGCAAAGGATTGCGGCATTAATGATGATCTTGTCGACCGGCTGACTGAGATCGGGCTGGCCCTGTCCGGTGAGACTCGTCTTGAACGTTTGCTGGAGATGATTGTTGATGAAGCCCGTGTGTTGACCAAGGCTGATGCCGGAACTCTTTACGTTGTGGATCGTGAAGGGCGAAAGCTTGAATTTTCTATTCTTCAGAACGATACCATGCAGGTTCGCATGGGCGGCACCAGCGGCAATGAGATCACCCTGCCTCCGGTACCTCTCTATACTTCAGGTAATACTCCCAATAAAGCCAATGTTTCATCCTACTGCGGTCTGACCGGGGAAACTATTAATATTGCAGATGTTTATGAGGCCGAAGGTTTTGATTTTACCGGTCCTCGTAAATATGATGCCGCCACCGGATACCGTTCCAAATCAATGCTGGTGCTGGCTTTAAAGAATCATGAGCAGGACATTATCGGGGTTCTGCAATTGCTTAATGCCCTTGATGATGAGGGTGAGGTAATCGAATTTTCGCCCGGAGTGGTGGATATTGTCGGTTCACTGGCTTCGCAGGCAGCCATTGCCTTGACCAACGCCCAGCTTATTCAGGGTCTTAAAGATCTGCTTTATTCGGTAATCCAGAGTATTGCCGCAGCCATTGATGCCAAATCCCCTTATACAAACGGTCACATTGAAAGGGTGGTGACCATTACCATGATGATTGCCGAGAAGGTAAATTCTCTTACTGAAGGTAAGTATGCTGAAGTTAATTTTACTCCTGATGAGCTGGAGGAGTTGAAACTTGCTGCATGGATGCATGACGTTGGTAAAATTTCCATTCCCGAGCATGTGGTGGATAAGTCCACCAAGCTTGAAACCATTTTTGATCGTTCTGAAATGGTCGATGCCCGGTTCAGGTTAATCTGCGAAACCATCAGGAACAGGCAGCTTGAGGAAACTGTTGCAGCTCTCTCAAATGGGGTCGATCCTTCTAAGCTTGTTGAAATAGAGATGCGCTATGCTGTGGAGCTGGAGCAGGCGGAGGAGGACCGCCAATTTGTCAATTCCTGCAACATTCCCAAAGAATTTATGTCCGATGATCGTATTGCCAGAGTGGAGGGTATTGCCGCCCGTACTTATGAAAGCAACGGTGATACTTTTAACTGGCTGACCGAGAATGAGGTCAAAAATCTCTGCATTCGTAAGGGTACTCTTACCGACAAAGAACGTAAAGTTATCGAAAGCCATGCGGCAATCACTCATGAAATGCTTTCACGGCTGCCGTTTCCAAAGCGGCTTTCCCGTGTCCCTGAATTTGCTGCCGGACATCATGAAAAGCTGGATGGTTCCGGGTATCCCAAAGGATTGTCCGAGAATGACCTGCCCTTGCAGGCTCGGATAATGGCGGTTGCCGATATTTTTGAGGCCCTGACAGCCAAGGACAGGCCGTACAAGAAACCCATGAAGCTTTCGCAGGCGATTAAAATTTTAGGATTTATGGTCAAGGATAGGCACATAGACGAAGAGGTGTGCAAGCTCTTCATTGATTCAGGTCTGTATATGGATTATGCTGAGTCGGAGCTTGATCCTTCGCAATTGGAAGAAGACTAG
- a CDS encoding phosphatidate cytidylyltransferase, whose amino-acid sequence MPLSSLQKRIITSLLLVAALATALIMGGNVLTGGLAVFCTIALHEFYAMFWQDRSHLASRIVGMAAGAGIILTSAAVSPVWMLLILLGAFWLFNFRFLFSFSAKPDQAAYHDSLVLFAGLVYLPVTMQFMTSMSSWEILFVLLAASSSDTAAFYAGTFFGKKKIWPQISPKKSWAGSMGGFAGCILCCTLYGHFFGHAPVLYWIGLAAMLNIASQMGDFFESALKRKLQIKDSGKILPGHGGVLDRIDSLVLALPVYILARQIHSFF is encoded by the coding sequence ATGCCTTTAAGCAGCCTTCAGAAACGAATCATCACCTCCCTGCTCCTAGTTGCAGCTCTTGCCACAGCCCTTATCATGGGCGGAAATGTTTTAACCGGCGGACTTGCTGTCTTCTGCACCATCGCCCTTCACGAATTTTATGCCATGTTCTGGCAGGACAGATCACATCTTGCCTCAAGAATTGTCGGCATGGCTGCCGGGGCCGGTATAATCCTGACATCCGCAGCGGTTTCCCCGGTCTGGATGCTTTTGATTCTGCTGGGAGCTTTCTGGCTTTTCAACTTTCGATTCCTGTTCTCTTTCAGCGCAAAACCGGATCAGGCCGCCTACCATGACAGTCTGGTTCTCTTTGCCGGACTGGTCTACCTTCCCGTAACCATGCAGTTCATGACCTCCATGAGCAGTTGGGAAATACTTTTCGTGCTTCTTGCGGCCTCTTCTTCAGATACTGCCGCTTTTTATGCCGGAACTTTCTTTGGTAAAAAGAAAATATGGCCCCAGATCAGCCCCAAAAAATCATGGGCCGGTTCAATGGGCGGGTTTGCAGGATGCATACTCTGCTGCACCCTGTACGGTCATTTTTTCGGACATGCCCCGGTTCTCTACTGGATAGGCCTTGCGGCAATGCTTAACATTGCGTCCCAGATGGGAGACTTTTTTGAGTCCGCCCTCAAACGCAAACTTCAGATCAAAGATTCCGGGAAAATCCTGCCGGGACACGGCGGAGTTCTGGACCGCATCGACAGTCTCGTGCTTGCTCTTCCCGTTTATATTCTGGCAAGACAGATTCACTCTTTCTTCTAA
- a CDS encoding 1-deoxy-D-xylulose-5-phosphate reductoisomerase, translated as MQTYISPWPAKATLPDFPRSISILGSTGSIGTSTLKVIEQHPDLFKITALAGARNATLLAEQAIKHRPQYLAVLNDEAAKELKSLLPADYKPEILTGPSAYVTLAELDEVSLVLSSIVGAAGFEPTLAAAQKGKMIALANKESLVLGGHIIREECHRTGATILPVDSEHNALFQGLAGHGGDEVSRLILTASGGPFRGKTKEFLETVTREQALAHPNWDMGAKISIDSATLMNKGLEFIEACHLYGLPPEQIDVVVHPQSIIHSLVEYVDGSQLGHLGVPDMQIPIAFCMCFPQRVPLKLKPLNLAEVGTLTFEKPDLEVFPCLKHAADSFSAGQSHPIVLNAANEVAVDLFLKEKIRFLDIPAIIGRALEAHAGCDVNEAEAVLELDIKTRRDVMDSIV; from the coding sequence TTGCAAACATATATTTCTCCATGGCCGGCAAAAGCAACATTACCGGATTTCCCCAGATCAATTTCCATTCTGGGCAGCACCGGCTCCATCGGAACAAGTACCCTCAAAGTAATTGAACAGCATCCGGACCTTTTCAAAATTACCGCGCTTGCAGGAGCCAGAAACGCCACACTGCTAGCAGAACAGGCTATCAAGCACCGCCCTCAATATCTGGCGGTTCTTAATGACGAAGCAGCAAAGGAACTCAAGAGCCTTCTTCCGGCTGACTACAAACCGGAAATCCTGACCGGCCCCTCTGCCTACGTCACCCTTGCCGAACTTGATGAAGTTTCACTGGTACTCTCCTCCATCGTAGGAGCAGCCGGTTTTGAACCGACTCTTGCTGCCGCCCAAAAAGGCAAAATGATTGCCCTTGCCAACAAGGAATCCCTTGTTCTCGGCGGTCACATCATCCGTGAAGAATGCCATCGCACAGGCGCAACCATCCTTCCGGTGGACTCCGAGCACAACGCTCTTTTTCAAGGACTTGCCGGACACGGCGGAGATGAAGTCAGCAGGTTGATCCTGACTGCTTCCGGAGGACCTTTCCGGGGCAAGACAAAAGAATTTCTCGAAACAGTAACCCGCGAGCAGGCTCTGGCCCACCCCAACTGGGATATGGGCGCGAAAATCAGCATTGATTCCGCGACCCTCATGAACAAGGGGTTGGAATTTATTGAAGCCTGCCATCTCTACGGCCTGCCACCGGAACAGATAGACGTGGTGGTTCATCCCCAGTCCATCATCCACTCTCTGGTGGAATATGTGGACGGTTCACAACTTGGACACCTAGGTGTACCGGACATGCAGATTCCCATTGCATTCTGCATGTGCTTTCCCCAGCGTGTGCCCCTGAAACTCAAACCGCTCAATCTTGCGGAAGTAGGCACCCTGACCTTTGAAAAACCGGACCTTGAAGTCTTCCCCTGCCTGAAACATGCGGCGGATTCTTTTTCAGCCGGACAGAGTCACCCCATCGTGCTCAACGCAGCCAATGAAGTCGCTGTGGACCTTTTCCTGAAAGAAAAAATCCGTTTTCTGGACATTCCGGCCATAATCGGCAGGGCACTCGAAGCCCATGCCGGATGTGATGTAAATGAAGCCGAAGCGGTTCTGGAACTGGACATCAAAACCAGACGGGATGTGATGGACTCCATCGTCTAA
- the rseP gene encoding RIP metalloprotease RseP, producing MSWIVDFILVLGGLIFFHELGHFLAARMLGIGVKTFSLGFGPRLAGFTWGATNYRLSLIPLGGYVSLAGEERDMNEDNGFNEKELFMNRPPWHRMIVVAAGPIFNFVLAWLIFWGIILSNGQMGLAPIVGQLQPDSPAMQAGIEVGDNVLSIEGHKIVFWSDLAETIQTSQSDTLDFVIDRDGDVKDISVKPQIQELKNIFGETIRRPVVGIVASGDSKTVEMDGMDGAVAAAEQTWNVTKLICTSIVKMVERVVPMDSIGGPIMIAQAIKQQSERGLLELLQFTAFISINLGLLNLLPIPVLDGGHLLFFSLETILRKPLNEKLQGAATRVGLLLLLCLMAFAIFNDIVRTLSSK from the coding sequence ATGTCTTGGATAGTTGATTTTATTCTGGTCCTCGGCGGGCTGATTTTCTTCCACGAGCTTGGACATTTCCTGGCTGCCCGTATGCTTGGCATCGGCGTGAAGACCTTTTCTCTGGGCTTCGGCCCCAGACTTGCCGGATTCACATGGGGAGCCACCAACTACCGTCTCTCCCTGATTCCCCTTGGCGGCTATGTAAGTCTTGCCGGGGAAGAGCGGGATATGAACGAGGACAACGGATTCAACGAAAAAGAACTTTTCATGAACCGTCCTCCCTGGCACCGCATGATCGTAGTTGCAGCAGGTCCCATATTCAACTTTGTCCTTGCATGGCTTATTTTCTGGGGAATTATCCTCAGTAACGGTCAGATGGGGCTGGCTCCTATAGTGGGCCAACTGCAACCGGACAGTCCGGCCATGCAAGCCGGCATTGAAGTGGGAGACAATGTTCTTTCCATTGAAGGACACAAAATAGTTTTCTGGTCCGACCTCGCGGAAACCATACAGACCAGCCAGTCCGACACCCTTGATTTCGTCATTGACCGAGACGGCGACGTCAAAGACATTTCCGTCAAACCGCAGATTCAGGAACTTAAAAACATCTTCGGTGAAACCATCCGCAGGCCTGTGGTCGGCATTGTGGCTTCAGGCGATTCCAAAACAGTTGAAATGGACGGGATGGATGGAGCTGTAGCAGCGGCTGAACAAACCTGGAACGTAACCAAACTGATCTGCACCAGCATCGTCAAGATGGTCGAACGGGTTGTGCCCATGGATTCCATCGGCGGTCCGATCATGATTGCGCAGGCCATTAAGCAGCAATCCGAACGAGGATTACTGGAACTGCTTCAGTTCACGGCATTTATCAGCATCAACCTCGGACTCCTCAACCTGCTGCCCATCCCGGTGCTGGACGGCGGACACCTGCTGTTTTTCAGCCTTGAAACCATTCTGCGTAAACCGCTTAACGAAAAGCTTCAGGGCGCAGCAACCCGCGTTGGACTCTTGTTGCTGCTCTGCCTGATGGCCTTTGCAATTTTCAACGACATAGTAAGAACATTAAGCAGCAAATGA
- the tsaB gene encoding tRNA (adenosine(37)-N6)-threonylcarbamoyltransferase complex dimerization subunit type 1 TsaB, with amino-acid sequence MSVSIDKNEDLLLAINGAEETLQIVLARRSEDEESYSLLEAKRLVVPGRSVNFLIPSIRDSLKLFGYNAGEISRIAITAGPGSFTGLRLTFAAAAGLSAGSGCPVCAMEYLPILAKGAAIVSGLPVWAVTHSRRMQVYLQGFEPISENGKLTSFTPPLPVTIQEAAEVILSYRQEKAALSGSGLLKNKAFFDEFMAQHPQYTAMPERFNIPADKDMLDAAQQAEYSDEMPMPMYLRGSDAEENLEAITRKRGISLEAAREQLKDITPR; translated from the coding sequence ATGAGTGTATCCATAGATAAAAATGAAGATCTTCTGCTGGCCATCAACGGGGCAGAGGAAACTTTGCAGATAGTTCTGGCTCGCCGTAGTGAGGATGAAGAATCTTACTCATTACTGGAAGCCAAGAGACTGGTTGTACCGGGCCGTTCGGTCAACTTCCTGATTCCTTCCATCCGGGATTCCCTGAAACTTTTCGGCTACAATGCCGGAGAGATTTCACGCATTGCCATTACGGCCGGACCGGGAAGTTTTACCGGGCTGCGCCTGACTTTTGCCGCTGCTGCCGGACTTTCTGCGGGAAGCGGCTGCCCGGTATGCGCCATGGAATATCTGCCAATTCTCGCCAAGGGAGCGGCTATAGTCAGCGGATTGCCTGTCTGGGCTGTTACTCATTCCAGAAGAATGCAGGTCTACCTTCAGGGATTTGAACCCATCAGCGAAAACGGAAAACTAACTTCCTTCACCCCTCCCCTGCCGGTTACCATTCAGGAGGCTGCGGAGGTAATTTTATCTTACAGGCAGGAAAAAGCTGCACTATCCGGAAGCGGATTGCTGAAGAACAAAGCTTTCTTTGACGAATTTATGGCCCAGCATCCACAGTACACAGCCATGCCTGAAAGATTTAATATTCCTGCGGACAAGGACATGCTTGATGCAGCCCAACAGGCTGAATATTCTGATGAAATGCCCATGCCCATGTACCTGCGCGGATCGGATGCTGAAGAAAACCTTGAAGCCATAACCCGTAAACGGGGTATATCCCTTGAAGCAGCGCGGGAACAACTGAAGGACATTACACCCCGTTAA
- a CDS encoding flagellin translates to MSLVINHNLMAMNASRNLAESYGNLGVSTRRLSSGLRVGTAADDAAGLAIRELMRADIKSLNQGIRNANDAISMIQTADGALGVIDEKLIRMKELATQAATGTYNSDQRLIIDSEYQAMASEITRIANATDFNGIHLLNGNVSGAHSGAGLRSTGKVKVHFGTANDSAEDYYYVSIGTSTASALGVGLAANNSISTQQQAQASLDTLNNAIISKDKIRANLGALQNRLENTITNLSIQAENVQAAESRISDVDVATEMTEFTRNQILTQSAVAMLSQANSMPRMAMQLIG, encoded by the coding sequence ATGTCTTTAGTAATTAACCACAACTTGATGGCTATGAATGCCTCGCGTAACTTGGCAGAATCCTATGGTAACCTCGGTGTATCAACTCGTCGCCTGTCTTCAGGACTTCGTGTTGGAACCGCGGCTGACGATGCTGCAGGCCTCGCAATTCGCGAACTCATGCGCGCTGACATTAAGTCACTCAACCAGGGTATCCGTAACGCCAACGATGCAATTTCAATGATCCAGACCGCTGACGGCGCTCTCGGTGTTATTGATGAAAAGCTCATCCGTATGAAGGAGCTTGCAACTCAGGCCGCAACCGGTACCTACAACTCTGACCAGCGTCTGATCATCGACTCCGAATATCAGGCTATGGCTTCAGAAATCACCCGTATTGCGAATGCAACTGACTTTAACGGCATTCACCTGCTTAATGGTAACGTCTCCGGAGCTCACAGCGGAGCTGGCTTAAGGTCTACTGGTAAGGTCAAGGTTCACTTTGGCACCGCAAACGACTCAGCCGAAGACTACTATTATGTATCCATTGGCACCTCCACAGCATCAGCACTTGGTGTAGGTCTTGCTGCCAACAACTCCATTTCAACCCAGCAACAGGCGCAGGCTTCCCTGGATACGCTGAATAATGCGATTATTTCCAAGGATAAGATCCGCGCTAACCTCGGTGCTTTGCAGAACAGATTGGAAAACACCATTACCAACCTGTCCATCCAGGCAGAAAACGTACAGGCTGCGGAATCCCGCATCTCCGACGTTGACGTTGCAACTGAAATGACTGAGTTCACCCGCAACCAGATCCTGACCCAGTCCGCTGTGGCTATGCTCTCGCAGGCGAACAGCATGCCCAGAATGGCAATGCAGCTCATCGGTTAA
- the fliD gene encoding flagellar filament capping protein FliD codes for MSDYTSGNINFTGLGSGTDFQSLIDGLIKLERVHINRLETWKSSWSDKVEKFQELNTALLGLQTSLKSMDTLDEFMSKTVTTSDSGTLTATASAEALVSSHAIEIGQLATNDIHVTDSGVSSLTESIFSSTGEFTFTYGSETVTLSNISAGTSLQGFVNLINSHVDSRSKIRATTINDGTNYHLQIYGLDLGADNQVTIDNTVGMVFNRNDFDETQDALNSQIKVDGYPPAPGDWIERDTNTIGDVIDGITLNLKNTNAAGQTTAIGVVTDKEGMKENVQKFVDQNNEIRQMIKDLTSVTTSSDSAKGSILTGNYGVELLVGQRMKDIIASKGVGFSWYEQLPNGDYTGDRYSALSQLGILTNADSGGANMGLLELDTDELNKALDADPMAVAMLFSANYEGSSDSPDVQYLSHINGTTKAGDYNVQYEISGGQLVSATINGQTAAVDAANWQITGAGGTDAAGMAIRVENHTDGVYGNSNSDASDAINIFLKLGKTGEMVEALDDMTGDDGPLKILQDNYDSIMKNIDKKIASEEDRIALKKRMLTQKYSRLDALLGNYQGKSAQLTASVTQLMKA; via the coding sequence ATGTCTGATTACACCTCAGGAAATATCAACTTTACCGGACTCGGGTCCGGAACCGACTTCCAGTCACTCATTGACGGGCTGATCAAGCTTGAACGGGTCCATATTAATAGACTCGAAACCTGGAAAAGCTCGTGGAGTGATAAGGTTGAAAAATTTCAGGAACTGAACACCGCCCTCCTCGGCTTGCAGACTTCACTCAAGTCCATGGACACTCTTGATGAGTTCATGAGTAAGACTGTAACGACTTCTGATTCCGGGACCCTCACCGCCACAGCTTCAGCAGAAGCATTGGTATCTTCTCATGCAATTGAAATAGGACAGCTTGCCACTAACGATATCCATGTAACAGACTCTGGTGTTTCAAGCCTTACAGAATCCATTTTCAGCTCAACCGGAGAATTCACTTTTACCTACGGTTCAGAAACCGTAACTCTGAGCAACATCAGTGCTGGCACATCGCTTCAGGGCTTTGTCAACCTGATCAATTCGCATGTTGATTCCAGAAGCAAAATCAGAGCGACCACCATTAATGATGGTACCAACTATCATCTACAAATCTATGGACTTGATCTCGGGGCAGACAATCAGGTGACCATCGACAACACCGTGGGTATGGTCTTCAACAGAAATGATTTTGACGAAACTCAGGATGCCCTGAACTCGCAAATCAAGGTGGATGGCTATCCTCCCGCCCCAGGAGACTGGATTGAACGTGACACGAACACCATCGGTGACGTTATCGACGGGATAACCCTTAATCTGAAAAACACCAACGCAGCTGGGCAAACCACAGCTATCGGTGTTGTTACCGACAAAGAGGGTATGAAGGAAAATGTCCAGAAATTTGTCGACCAGAATAACGAAATCCGACAAATGATCAAGGACCTGACCTCCGTCACGACTTCATCAGACTCAGCCAAGGGTTCTATTCTCACTGGTAACTATGGTGTTGAACTCCTTGTCGGCCAGCGCATGAAAGATATCATAGCCAGCAAGGGAGTAGGCTTCAGCTGGTATGAACAGCTGCCCAACGGAGATTACACAGGTGACCGCTATTCCGCACTTTCCCAGCTTGGAATCCTGACCAACGCAGATAGCGGCGGTGCCAACATGGGTTTACTGGAACTGGACACCGACGAGCTCAATAAGGCTCTGGACGCCGATCCCATGGCAGTAGCCATGCTTTTTTCCGCCAACTACGAAGGATCAAGCGATTCACCTGATGTCCAATACCTCTCGCATATCAACGGAACCACTAAAGCCGGTGATTACAACGTTCAGTATGAAATTTCCGGAGGTCAACTCGTATCAGCCACCATTAACGGGCAAACAGCCGCAGTTGATGCCGCAAACTGGCAGATTACCGGTGCAGGGGGAACGGATGCCGCAGGTATGGCAATCCGGGTGGAAAACCACACTGACGGAGTTTACGGCAACTCAAACAGCGACGCTTCCGATGCTATCAATATCTTTCTGAAACTCGGTAAGACCGGGGAGATGGTTGAAGCTCTTGATGATATGACCGGGGACGACGGTCCTCTTAAAATTCTTCAAGACAACTACGATTCGATCATGAAGAATATCGATAAAAAGATAGCTTCAGAAGAGGATCGTATTGCACTGAAAAAACGTATGCTTACCCAAAAGTATTCTAGACTGGATGCCCTGCTCGGTAACTATCAGGGTAAGTCGGCCCAGCTTACTGCCAGCGTAACCCAGTTAATGAAAGCTTAA
- the fliS gene encoding flagellar export chaperone FliS, whose amino-acid sequence MHKAAQAYLSTQVHTTSKGELLLMLYDAAIKFMKQAKVKINEKDYAAKGILISKAIEVISELTASLNKERGGELAENLSKLYIYCNTRLLQANLKMDNEKLDEVIKIIDGIASAYREIIPTEEAQAAVPMQTAATASSGTTNVNRSFVNDAGYGMPKTQNMPAPNSMRLKKAANAYGGGV is encoded by the coding sequence ATGCACAAAGCCGCTCAAGCATACCTTTCAACTCAGGTCCATACCACATCCAAGGGAGAACTTCTCCTTATGCTTTATGATGCTGCAATCAAATTCATGAAGCAGGCCAAGGTAAAGATCAACGAAAAGGATTACGCTGCCAAGGGGATTCTTATTTCCAAGGCCATTGAAGTTATCTCCGAGCTTACCGCCAGCCTGAACAAAGAGAGAGGCGGTGAACTGGCAGAAAACCTCAGCAAGCTTTACATTTATTGTAATACCAGACTGCTGCAAGCAAACCTGAAGATGGATAATGAAAAGCTTGATGAAGTTATCAAGATTATCGACGGTATTGCTTCCGCATACCGGGAAATCATTCCCACTGAAGAAGCACAGGCAGCCGTACCTATGCAGACAGCAGCCACCGCAAGCAGCGGCACAACCAATGTAAACCGCAGCTTTGTGAACGATGCAGGGTATGGCATGCCCAAAACCCAGAATATGCCCGCCCCTAACTCTATGCGACTCAAAAAAGCCGCAAACGCATATGGAGGCGGAGTATAA
- a CDS encoding glycosyltransferase family 4 protein gives METNRIRVLQVSPSLGLGGTEKVMQSFAVNLDRNKFQTAVYSHSNGPRGKLIREQGINTFIGTDLFSVLDNFQPHIVHIHRAGWAEPGTLRPYKLAKTPVVVETNVFGHHDPSPEGRQIDRHLFVSRFCAERYEKVNSIPTVEPKYSVLYNPVDTDFFRDNCPLSRTFPPNCFGRISRADKGKWSNLALDFLPILQEKVDDGELLPFQYRIIGGIPEAEHFVAENNLGKFVHFLPPVLTDKEIAEFLNSINFLVHANDTGESFGLVIAEAMAACLPVITHPSKDLRDNAQLELVDHGKTGFIARNAQEFAQAIHFLINNPQKARQMGENGRSKAAKLFRAQDIATKLGKIYLDLLKMKKII, from the coding sequence ATGGAAACTAACAGAATCAGGGTACTTCAGGTCTCCCCGTCACTGGGGCTGGGCGGCACTGAAAAAGTAATGCAATCATTTGCCGTAAATCTGGACAGGAACAAATTTCAAACAGCGGTCTACTCCCATTCCAACGGTCCACGGGGAAAACTTATACGCGAACAAGGAATCAATACTTTTATCGGAACAGACCTGTTTTCAGTGCTTGATAATTTCCAGCCCCACATAGTTCATATTCACCGTGCAGGGTGGGCTGAACCGGGAACATTACGCCCCTACAAGCTGGCAAAAACACCAGTTGTAGTAGAAACAAATGTGTTCGGACATCATGACCCCAGTCCCGAGGGGAGGCAGATTGACCGTCATTTGTTTGTCTCCCGTTTTTGTGCCGAAAGATATGAAAAAGTTAACTCCATCCCCACTGTTGAGCCAAAATATTCCGTACTTTACAATCCGGTGGATACTGACTTCTTTCGCGACAATTGCCCGCTAAGCAGGACGTTTCCCCCTAACTGTTTTGGAAGAATTTCCCGTGCGGATAAAGGAAAATGGTCCAACCTTGCTCTTGATTTCCTGCCCATTCTTCAAGAAAAGGTAGATGACGGCGAGTTGCTCCCATTCCAATACAGAATAATCGGTGGAATCCCGGAAGCTGAACATTTTGTTGCTGAAAACAATCTAGGCAAATTCGTCCACTTCCTCCCGCCCGTGCTGACTGATAAGGAAATTGCCGAATTTCTTAATTCCATCAACTTTCTGGTGCATGCGAATGATACCGGGGAATCATTCGGGTTGGTCATTGCCGAAGCCATGGCCGCCTGCCTCCCGGTCATAACCCATCCCAGCAAGGACCTGCGGGACAATGCCCAATTGGAACTTGTGGATCATGGCAAAACCGGATTCATAGCCCGCAATGCACAGGAATTTGCACAGGCGATCCATTTCCTGATCAATAACCCCCAAAAAGCACGGCAAATGGGTGAAAACGGACGGAGTAAAGCTGCTAAACTTTTCAGGGCACAGGACATTGCCACCAAATTGGGCAAAATTTACTTAGACCTGCTTAAAATGAAAAAAATCATCTAA